The sequence CAGTTTGTAATCTTTCTAAATAAGAGCCTTGTACGTTATAAATCAAAAAAAACTATTTTTTTGATTTTATATCATAAACATAATCGCCAAAAACTATTTTTTTAGTTGAGGAAGGAATCTGTTTCATTTCAAAATATTCTATTCTTCTGGAAGAACAATAAGGTTCGATGATAAATTGTAAAACCTTTTCTCTGTTTGCCTTATCCGAAATCCAAAAACATACTTTATTTCCTTTCTTTACTGAAAGAACTTCATTTTTGCTAATGGAATGAATAAGCACTTCTTCTCTCTGATTTTCAATAATATTACTTCCAGTCCTTATCATAAAAAATGTTAAAACAGCAATGATAAAGTTCATGGTGTTTTTAAAGTTTAATTTTAAAATCAATCCTCTTAGCAAATATACCGCTAATGATATGGACAACACTTCAATCAGGTTCATGGAAATGTTTTTAATCAATACCATATCTGCTCCGGCAAACCCGTGAATAATCTTCAGAAGCACCTGTATAACAATATCATAAACTTTATCAACAAAGCCAAGATCAAGACCAAAGGCAATAAGAAGCGTCATCATAAATGAAAATACAATAATCACTTCAGAAAAAGGAACAATGATAAAGTTGGCTATAATTGAGATAAATGAAAATTGATGGAAGTAATACAGTACCAACGGAATTGTGGCCAACTGTGCGGATAAGGATATTGTAATCGTATTAAAGATCAATTTTTTAAAATAGTTATCAGCTCTCGGAAAATATTTCAAAAGGGGTTGATTCAACCAAAAGATCCCTAATACCGCCACAAAACTAAGCTGAAACCCTACGTCAAAAAGCTGCTGAGTATCCAACATCAGAATAATAAATGCCGACAACGCCAATGAGTGCAAGAGATCAGGCTTTCTCTGTAATAAAACAAACATAAAATACACACTCAACATGATACAGGACCTCAGCACTGAGTTTCCAAATCCGATAAACAAAGCAAATAGCCAAATAAAAACTAAACTGAAAATAATCGAATATTTTCTGAGTTTTAAAGGTATACAACGAGCCATCAAAAAATAAAAGAGTCCAAAAATAATTACGATATGAGTTCCTGAAATAGCTAATAGGTGAACCAGGCCAGATTTATTAAAATCCTGTACAGTAACCACATCCATTTCTGTCCGGTCTGCCAGGATAATTCCTTTTAAAAATTCTTTGGTATTCCCAGACATTTCCGTTTTGCCAATTTTCTTTAGAACATAGGCTCTGTATTGTTTAATCTGCTCTATAAAACTCAAATCATTTCGCTCTATAGAAGAAAGATCTGTTGAAATATAAGTTTGATAATCAATGTTCTTTCGTTTCAGATATTGGGCATAGTTAAACTGAAAATCATATTGAGGCTGTTGAGCTTCGGCAATGTAAGCTTCAGCTTTGTAATAGTGTTGATAATCTAATTCTTCATGTTTTTTCGCAATGTAAATCATCGAATTAAAACTCTCTTCTCCTAATTGGGCAATCCCTTCATATTTTTTATACTTTTCTGTCGAATTTAATTTCTGGGAAATTTTAAAAATAATGGTCTCACTTTTATTCACAGGAATTTTCACCTTTTGAGACAAAGAATTAAAGGAATGAAAAACCATACCTATTCCGAAGAACAATATCCCAAGCAGAATACTTTTGACTTTATGCAGAAAATAAGTATTGAAAAACAGCGAAATTAAAATCCCAATATTAATAATAGCGGCACCATAAATCCATCCTTTCCCCAATAAAAACTTATCCTGAAAAAAAATTCCAAGAATAAAGCATATAACTAAGATCACTAGAGGTTCCTTATTCAAATCCAATCAATTATATCACCAATATAGGAGATTTAATATTGAATTGCTACCACTGCAATTACTAAATAAAACACCCTGTAACCTTCAGAGAGATTAACAGGGCGCTTATTTTTTTGCTATGAAATTACGTTTACACTAAAAGTTTTACTTTCCTTTCAAAAACTTGTCTGTCAAACGTTTTGTTTCTTTAATGTACATCCATGGATCTTTTCCATAATCTTCGTAGATGAAGTCTCCTATCTTTTTAGGAATTGCAGGTTCTATTTGGGTTCCTTCGTGCCATTCATTAAATGATGTAATTGCTATAAATTCAGGATTAACTTTAATGGCAGCATCAAACATTCTTTCATAATACTTACCATTATCCCTACTTTTAAAATTAGCTTCATTCCAAGGTCTGATTCTTGTATCTGAATAGCCAGGACCAACACATGGAATAAAAATAAGATGATGATCTTTTGCATATTGAGCCATAAAATTCCAATTGGAAGTTGTGCTTCCATACACAAAACCTTCACTGGCAAAATAAGTGTAAAAACCATCAAATCCGGTTGTATTGAAAAATGCAGAATCTTTTTCTTCTACCCATAATCCAATATATAATGCATCCAGTTCCGTATTGCGTACCGTCTTCTCTCCATTTTCAGAAAGCAACTTTGACCATTCTTCCGGAGCTATTTTATAACTGTCATACACGTAATACAGAGGTTTTCCGTTTTTTTTATAAAAAGCATGATGATGGCCATATGTTTTAACAAGATAAGAAAGCTGCTCTCTAAACTCTGTAATTGATTTATAGAAAGGCTCTATATGAAATGCTATTTTCAAATTAAAACGGTCTGCAATGTCCAGATACTTCATCAAGCTTTTATCAGTAAAAGAATCTTTTCCCAACCAACTCACCACCACAACCCCTACACCAGAATCTTTAATCATCTTCATGTGCTTCTCTATGATTGCTTTATCATTGGAGCTATAATTACCTAATGCCGGATAAAAGTTGGCACCAATATCATCCCCACCTTTGTGATTCTCAAGATTATTCCATTTAGGATTGCTCCAGTGCGGAATAATTTCATGATTCCAATGCTGAAGACTGCCATCAGTTTTTTG is a genomic window of Chryseobacterium nakagawai containing:
- a CDS encoding ComEC/Rec2 family competence protein, with protein sequence MNKEPLVILVICFILGIFFQDKFLLGKGWIYGAAIINIGILISLFFNTYFLHKVKSILLGILFFGIGMVFHSFNSLSQKVKIPVNKSETIIFKISQKLNSTEKYKKYEGIAQLGEESFNSMIYIAKKHEELDYQHYYKAEAYIAEAQQPQYDFQFNYAQYLKRKNIDYQTYISTDLSSIERNDLSFIEQIKQYRAYVLKKIGKTEMSGNTKEFLKGIILADRTEMDVVTVQDFNKSGLVHLLAISGTHIVIIFGLFYFLMARCIPLKLRKYSIIFSLVFIWLFALFIGFGNSVLRSCIMLSVYFMFVLLQRKPDLLHSLALSAFIILMLDTQQLFDVGFQLSFVAVLGIFWLNQPLLKYFPRADNYFKKLIFNTITISLSAQLATIPLVLYYFHQFSFISIIANFIIVPFSEVIIVFSFMMTLLIAFGLDLGFVDKVYDIVIQVLLKIIHGFAGADMVLIKNISMNLIEVLSISLAVYLLRGLILKLNFKNTMNFIIAVLTFFMIRTGSNIIENQREEVLIHSISKNEVLSVKKGNKVCFWISDKANREKVLQFIIEPYCSSRRIEYFEMKQIPSSTKKIVFGDYVYDIKSKK
- a CDS encoding glycoside hydrolase family 99 protein; its protein translation is MKHVKNFLLLIACVIFSISFAQKEASSKDKVQIFYYGWYGNQKTDGSLQHWNHEIIPHWSNPKWNNLENHKGGDDIGANFYPALGNYSSNDKAIIEKHMKMIKDSGVGVVVVSWLGKDSFTDKSLMKYLDIADRFNLKIAFHIEPFYKSITEFREQLSYLVKTYGHHHAFYKKNGKPLYYVYDSYKIAPEEWSKLLSENGEKTVRNTELDALYIGLWVEEKDSAFFNTTGFDGFYTYFASEGFVYGSTTSNWNFMAQYAKDHHLIFIPCVGPGYSDTRIRPWNEANFKSRDNGKYYERMFDAAIKVNPEFIAITSFNEWHEGTQIEPAIPKKIGDFIYEDYGKDPWMYIKETKRLTDKFLKGK